The following coding sequences lie in one Microvirga sp. 17 mud 1-3 genomic window:
- a CDS encoding sn-glycerol-1-phosphate dehydrogenase gives MADQARVLDRAIGKAAVTRSVFVAPGALAALPEGARDFKGKPLLVIADDTTMDVAGRQAASVLSGAGFAVAEPIVLHEKPRVKPHAATARDIAAAIRERGAVPVSVGSGVINDLTKYAAEVAGVPYVCVATAASMDGYAASGAALLDDGFKRTLGCAPPVTVVADLDIVAQAPRRMAGWGYGDLAGKIVAGADWKLADALGEEAVNPEPFAMVQDNVREWLSRPGAVAAGDPDATGDLVNGLLVAGFAMQAHGNSRPASGAEHLISHVWEMERLTFQGEPAAHGACVGIGTVALLALYEWFLAQDITSETVRAASGASSPERIEAEIAAGFPEGHLADSARVEMAVKTANAGRRAERLAILVERWPALREDLRGTCVPADTMEAWLRQAGAPAHPNDLGVPLAKLAADYRRARLIRRRYTILDLLDDLGWLDRGIAALFAQDGFWGRRSGAETRHTASA, from the coding sequence ATGGCCGATCAGGCACGCGTACTCGACCGGGCAATCGGGAAAGCTGCAGTCACACGCAGCGTGTTCGTCGCACCGGGCGCTCTGGCGGCGCTGCCTGAAGGGGCCAGGGACTTCAAGGGAAAGCCGTTGCTCGTGATCGCCGACGACACCACAATGGATGTGGCGGGCCGCCAAGCGGCATCCGTGCTCTCAGGAGCAGGATTTGCGGTCGCGGAGCCGATCGTCCTTCATGAGAAGCCCCGGGTGAAGCCCCATGCGGCAACTGCGCGGGACATTGCAGCGGCGATTCGCGAGCGCGGCGCCGTTCCGGTCTCGGTCGGGTCGGGCGTGATCAACGATTTGACGAAATATGCCGCCGAGGTGGCGGGCGTGCCTTACGTCTGCGTGGCGACCGCCGCTTCCATGGACGGCTATGCGGCTTCCGGTGCGGCTCTCCTCGACGATGGGTTCAAGCGGACCCTCGGCTGTGCGCCGCCGGTCACCGTGGTGGCGGATCTCGACATCGTCGCGCAGGCACCCCGCCGCATGGCCGGCTGGGGCTATGGCGACCTCGCGGGCAAGATCGTCGCGGGTGCCGACTGGAAGCTCGCGGACGCGCTCGGCGAGGAAGCCGTCAACCCTGAGCCCTTCGCCATGGTGCAGGACAATGTCCGAGAATGGCTGTCGCGGCCCGGCGCGGTGGCGGCTGGCGATCCGGATGCCACGGGCGACCTGGTCAACGGCCTGCTCGTCGCGGGCTTCGCCATGCAGGCCCACGGCAATTCCAGGCCCGCCAGCGGCGCCGAGCACCTGATCTCCCATGTGTGGGAAATGGAACGCCTCACTTTCCAGGGCGAGCCTGCCGCGCACGGGGCCTGCGTCGGCATCGGCACCGTGGCGCTCCTTGCGCTCTATGAGTGGTTTCTTGCCCAGGACATTACATCCGAGACGGTCCGTGCCGCCTCCGGCGCATCCTCGCCGGAGCGGATCGAGGCGGAGATCGCCGCGGGTTTCCCGGAGGGGCATCTCGCCGACAGCGCACGGGTCGAAATGGCCGTGAAGACCGCGAATGCCGGCCGTCGTGCGGAGCGCCTCGCGATCCTGGTCGAACGTTGGCCCGCTCTGCGGGAGGACCTGCGCGGCACCTGCGTCCCGGCAGACACGATGGAAGCGTGGTTGCGCCAGGCGGGCGCGCCGGCGCATCCGAACGATCTCGGCGTACCGCTCGCCAAACTCGCGGCGGATTACCGCCGTGCGCGGCTGATCCGGCGGCGCTACACCATCCTGGATCTTCTCGACGATCTGGGCTGGCTCGACAGAGGAATCGCCGCTCTCTTTGCCCAGGATGGTTTCTGGGGGCGGCGTTCAGGGGCGGAGACGCGGCACACCGCCTCTGCCTGA
- a CDS encoding sugar-binding transcriptional regulator, whose product MTRPEEQIEARVAWLYYMEGLTQAEIAEKLKMTRLRVNRMLVEARTSGLVSITLNSRFASCLALERVFVEELGLKAAIIIPTPEDPDLIPILLGQATGEYLSTYLEENQVSGLGLGWGATLRETIRNMRAGRYPGLCVNSMMGGLTHGLELNTFETASGLANRLNAQCQYLAAPIYAGSPDSRDIILAQDVFRETFERIAANDIAVLSIGDLSERSLLVRYGLPRDVSTDDLRSRGAVGDIMGQFYDENGTPIDHPLNRRAIALPLDDLSRIPTVVLTSGGANKTRAVAGALRAKRASVLVCDEDTARQAYALLRGGTA is encoded by the coding sequence ATGACCCGTCCCGAAGAGCAGATCGAAGCCCGCGTCGCTTGGCTCTACTACATGGAGGGGCTGACTCAGGCCGAGATCGCCGAGAAGCTCAAGATGACGCGCCTGCGGGTGAACCGCATGCTGGTGGAGGCGCGCACCAGCGGCCTCGTCAGCATCACGCTCAATTCGCGTTTCGCGAGCTGCCTCGCCCTGGAACGGGTCTTCGTCGAGGAGCTGGGCCTCAAGGCTGCGATCATCATTCCGACGCCGGAGGACCCGGATCTCATCCCGATCCTGCTCGGGCAGGCAACGGGCGAGTATCTCTCGACCTACCTGGAGGAGAATCAGGTGTCCGGCCTGGGCCTCGGCTGGGGCGCCACCTTGCGCGAGACGATCCGCAATATGCGGGCTGGCCGCTATCCGGGCCTGTGCGTAAACTCGATGATGGGCGGCCTTACCCACGGGCTCGAGCTCAACACCTTCGAGACCGCCAGCGGCCTCGCCAACCGGCTCAATGCCCAATGCCAGTATCTGGCGGCGCCGATCTATGCGGGCAGCCCGGATTCCCGCGACATCATCCTGGCGCAGGACGTATTTCGCGAGACCTTCGAGCGGATCGCCGCCAACGACATCGCGGTGCTGAGCATCGGCGACCTGTCCGAACGCTCACTGCTGGTGCGCTACGGCCTCCCGCGCGACGTCTCCACTGACGACCTGCGCTCCAGGGGCGCGGTCGGCGACATTATGGGCCAATTCTATGACGAGAACGGCACGCCCATCGACCACCCGCTCAACCGCCGCGCCATCGCGCTGCCCCTCGACGACCTCTCGCGGATCCCCACCGTCGTCCTGACCTCGGGCGGCGCCAACAAGACCCGAGCCGTTGCGGGCGCCCTGCGGGCGAAGCGTGCCTCGGTCCTGGTCTGCGACGAGGATACGGCACGGCAAGCCTATGCGCTCCTGCGCGGAGGCACGGCCTAA
- a CDS encoding SH3 domain-containing protein: protein MTHRAAWLACLLSLLAVDAGRVGAQAAGPAAPVSAGRPVALPYFASLKRPVANVRVGPGRDYPIRWVYKKRGLPVEVLASYGNWRRIRASDGSEGWIAAMLLSSRRTALVAPWSESAVDLRAGRRPTSAVAARLQPRVLVGLQWCDRMWCSVRVQGQEASGYVRQTRLWGVYPDETIPDRSVWGVMRNML, encoded by the coding sequence ATGACCCATCGTGCCGCGTGGCTGGCCTGCCTCCTGTCGCTCCTGGCGGTCGATGCCGGTAGGGTGGGCGCGCAGGCCGCTGGGCCGGCCGCACCGGTTTCGGCCGGGAGGCCGGTGGCGCTTCCTTATTTCGCGTCCCTGAAGCGACCCGTGGCCAATGTCCGCGTCGGGCCCGGGCGGGATTATCCGATCCGCTGGGTCTACAAGAAGCGCGGCCTGCCGGTGGAGGTGCTCGCGTCCTATGGCAATTGGCGGCGCATCCGCGCCAGCGACGGGAGCGAGGGATGGATCGCCGCAATGCTCCTGTCGTCCCGCCGCACCGCCCTGGTGGCCCCGTGGAGCGAGAGCGCCGTCGACCTTCGGGCGGGGAGGCGCCCGACATCCGCCGTCGCGGCGCGCCTTCAGCCCCGTGTGCTCGTCGGCCTGCAATGGTGCGATCGGATGTGGTGTTCCGTCCGCGTGCAGGGCCAGGAGGCGAGCGGCTATGTCCGCCAGACGCGCCTATGGGGCGTCTATCCCGACGAGACGATCCCGGACCGCAGCGTTTGGGGCGTGATGCGCAACATGCTCTGA
- a CDS encoding invasion associated locus B family protein yields MKRSTLSALFFLVASCSSVLAQEIKPLGTFENWSAWSSYEGKTRVCYIYAEAQTMKPENLDHGRVSFAIRHRRQGPSETEASLRAGYDFGAEAIKVSVDGTAFTMLPRGAYAWLRREEREGEFMAALQKGKLMTVEALSSRGNRTEYTFSLKGVTAAMRKATRSCR; encoded by the coding sequence ATGAAACGATCCACACTCTCAGCATTGTTTTTCCTCGTGGCCTCCTGCTCCAGCGTTCTTGCACAGGAGATCAAGCCTTTGGGAACATTCGAGAACTGGAGCGCCTGGTCGTCATACGAAGGAAAGACGAGGGTTTGTTATATCTATGCGGAAGCGCAGACCATGAAACCTGAAAATCTCGATCACGGTCGCGTGAGTTTTGCTATCCGCCATCGCCGGCAGGGCCCGAGCGAGACGGAGGCCAGCCTCCGCGCCGGATATGATTTCGGCGCAGAGGCCATCAAGGTCTCGGTGGACGGGACCGCCTTCACGATGCTGCCGCGCGGCGCCTATGCCTGGCTCCGCCGGGAGGAGCGGGAAGGGGAGTTCATGGCGGCTCTGCAGAAGGGCAAGCTCATGACCGTCGAGGCTCTCTCCAGCCGCGGAAACCGGACGGAATATACCTTCTCGCTCAAGGGCGTGACGGCTGCGATGCGGAAGGCGACACGATCCTGCCGCTGA
- a CDS encoding ABC transporter ATP-binding protein: MKPLEDRHGSGIPRERDPVISVSGLNKVYASGFQALRNVDLDIRQGEIFALLGPNGAGKTTLISTICGLVNPSTGRVMVAGHDIIRDYRAARTKIGLVPQELATDTFETVQDTVKFSRGLFGKAPNPALIERILRDLSLWDKRDTKIRALSGGMKRRVMIAKALSHEPEILFLDEPTAGVDVELRRDMWAMVRRLRESGVTIILTTHYIEEAEEMADRVGVIRKGEIILVDEKAALMHKLGRKQLTLHLQAPLQEVPPGLGIEGLELSADGTELVYTFDAQAEQTGIANLLRRLAEHGIDFKDLNTSQSSLEEIFVSLVGGRP, from the coding sequence ATGAAGCCGCTCGAGGACAGGCACGGTTCGGGAATCCCGCGGGAACGGGACCCGGTCATCTCAGTATCCGGGCTCAACAAGGTCTATGCTTCGGGCTTCCAGGCCCTGCGGAATGTGGACCTGGATATACGCCAGGGAGAGATCTTCGCTCTCCTCGGGCCGAACGGCGCCGGCAAGACGACCCTGATCAGCACCATCTGCGGGCTCGTCAATCCCAGCACAGGCCGGGTAATGGTGGCGGGCCACGACATCATTCGCGACTACCGCGCCGCCCGCACCAAGATCGGCCTCGTGCCGCAGGAACTTGCCACGGACACGTTCGAAACCGTCCAGGATACGGTGAAGTTCAGTCGCGGCCTGTTCGGCAAGGCGCCCAATCCTGCCCTGATCGAGCGGATCCTGCGGGATCTCTCCCTGTGGGACAAGCGCGACACCAAGATCCGCGCCCTTTCGGGCGGCATGAAGCGGCGCGTGATGATCGCCAAGGCGCTCTCGCACGAGCCCGAGATCCTGTTTCTCGACGAGCCGACCGCCGGCGTCGATGTGGAGCTGCGGCGCGACATGTGGGCCATGGTGAGACGCCTGCGCGAGAGCGGCGTCACCATCATCCTCACCACGCACTACATCGAGGAGGCCGAGGAGATGGCCGACCGGGTGGGCGTGATCCGCAAGGGCGAGATCATCCTCGTGGACGAGAAGGCGGCGCTGATGCACAAATTGGGCAGGAAGCAGCTCACCCTGCACCTGCAGGCGCCGCTTCAGGAGGTTCCCCCGGGCCTCGGCATCGAGGGGCTGGAACTGTCAGCCGACGGCACGGAACTCGTCTACACCTTCGATGCCCAGGCCGAGCAGACAGGCATCGCCAACCTTCTCAGGCGCCTCGCCGAACACGGCATCGACTTCAAGGACCTGAACACGTCCCAGAGCTCCCTCGAGGAGATCTTTGTCAGCCTCGTGGGAGGACGCCCGTGA
- a CDS encoding ABC transporter permease: MNLHAIKAIYAFEMARMWRTLLQSIASPVISTSLYFIVFGSAIGGRMAEVDGVSYGAFIVPGLIMLSILTMSISNASFGIYMPKFTGTIYEVLSAPISVVEIVIGYVGAAATKSIILGLVILITARLFVSFSIEHPLWMIGFLVLTSVTFSLFGFIIGIWADGFEKLQLVPMLIVTPLTFLGGTFYSIGMLPPFWQKATLFNPVVYLVSGFRWSFYGVSDVAVGISLSMTLVFMALCLVIIAAMFRTGYRLKT; this comes from the coding sequence ATCAATCTTCACGCCATCAAGGCAATCTACGCGTTCGAGATGGCGCGCATGTGGCGCACGCTTCTCCAGAGCATCGCCTCTCCGGTCATCTCCACCTCGCTCTATTTCATCGTGTTCGGGTCGGCGATCGGCGGGCGCATGGCGGAGGTCGACGGCGTCAGCTACGGGGCCTTCATCGTGCCGGGGCTGATCATGCTGTCGATCCTGACCATGAGCATCTCGAACGCCTCCTTCGGCATCTACATGCCGAAATTCACCGGCACCATCTACGAGGTCCTGTCCGCGCCGATCTCCGTCGTCGAGATCGTGATCGGCTATGTGGGCGCGGCCGCGACCAAGTCGATCATCCTGGGGCTCGTGATCCTGATCACCGCCCGGCTCTTCGTGTCGTTCTCCATCGAGCATCCACTCTGGATGATCGGGTTCCTCGTCCTCACCTCGGTGACCTTCAGCCTGTTCGGCTTCATCATCGGCATCTGGGCGGACGGGTTCGAGAAGCTGCAACTCGTGCCGATGCTGATCGTCACGCCGCTCACATTCCTCGGCGGCACCTTCTATTCCATCGGCATGCTGCCGCCCTTCTGGCAGAAAGCGACCCTGTTCAACCCGGTGGTCTATCTGGTGAGCGGCTTCCGCTGGAGCTTCTACGGCGTCTCCGACGTGGCCGTAGGCATCAGCCTCAGCATGACCCTGGTCTTCATGGCCCTGTGCCTGGTCATCATCGCGGCCATGTTCCGGACGGGGTATCGGCTGAAGACGTGA
- a CDS encoding glycosyltransferase family 2 protein translates to MLPISVFIIAKNEADRIGDTIRAVRDLTDDLVVIDSGSTDGTQAVAEELGARVIHNPWPGYGPQKRFGEDQCRYDWLLNLDADEVVPPKLAAEIRALFAGGEPPKQAYRIGIAEIFPGEAAPHPLAYTLYPVRLYRKDWGRYSPSLVHDRVDLTPGAKVGKLKGIIHHWSVRSLGDQLAKLNRYSDQQAVDLEIRGVTIPTWRVFFELPAAFIKAYIGRRHALRGTYGFLTAMNYAISRHLRLAKHYEKRRLNALKGPSQQQD, encoded by the coding sequence ATGCTCCCCATCTCTGTTTTCATCATTGCCAAGAACGAGGCCGATCGCATCGGCGACACCATCCGGGCGGTCCGCGACCTGACGGACGATCTCGTGGTGATCGATTCCGGCTCCACGGACGGAACCCAGGCCGTGGCGGAGGAGCTCGGCGCGCGGGTCATCCACAATCCCTGGCCGGGATATGGCCCCCAGAAGCGCTTTGGCGAGGACCAGTGCCGCTACGATTGGCTGCTGAACCTCGACGCCGACGAGGTCGTGCCGCCGAAGCTCGCTGCCGAGATCCGCGCGCTCTTCGCAGGCGGAGAGCCGCCGAAGCAGGCCTATCGGATCGGGATTGCGGAGATCTTCCCGGGCGAGGCGGCGCCGCACCCGCTGGCCTATACCCTTTATCCCGTTCGCCTCTACCGGAAGGATTGGGGGCGCTATTCACCCTCGCTGGTGCACGACCGGGTCGATCTCACGCCTGGAGCCAAAGTCGGAAAGCTAAAGGGGATTATTCATCACTGGTCCGTGCGCTCCCTCGGCGACCAGCTGGCCAAGCTCAACCGCTATTCGGACCAGCAGGCGGTCGATCTCGAGATCCGGGGCGTTACGATCCCCACCTGGCGGGTGTTCTTCGAGCTGCCGGCGGCGTTCATCAAGGCCTATATCGGCCGCCGCCATGCCCTGCGCGGCACCTACGGCTTCCTGACGGCTATGAACTACGCCATCTCCCGGCACCTGCGGCTCGCCAAGCACTACGAGAAGCGCCGCCTGAATGCCTTGAAGGGGCCCAGCCAGCAGCAGGATTAG
- the gstA gene encoding glutathione transferase GstA, giving the protein MKLYYSAGACSLAPHIVASEAGLSLELDKVNLTTKTTASGRDFLSVNPKGDVPALMLDNGELLTEASVVVQFLADQAPGSGLIPRCGSLERFQVQEWLAFVASDLHKGFGPLWMPVSEECRRMALKLLHGHFAFLNLTLESRAYLMGGTFTVADAYAFTILNWCRFHKIDLTAYPRMVAYMERVGSRPKVRKAMEDEGLLAGGCGG; this is encoded by the coding sequence ATGAAGCTCTATTATTCCGCGGGAGCTTGCTCTCTTGCGCCGCATATCGTTGCCTCCGAGGCCGGGCTTTCCCTTGAGTTGGACAAGGTCAACCTGACGACGAAGACGACGGCCTCGGGCCGTGATTTCCTCAGCGTCAACCCCAAAGGCGACGTCCCGGCCCTGATGCTCGACAACGGCGAACTCCTCACGGAGGCATCGGTGGTCGTCCAGTTCCTGGCCGACCAGGCGCCCGGTTCCGGCCTGATCCCCCGGTGCGGCTCCCTGGAGCGGTTTCAGGTCCAGGAATGGCTGGCGTTTGTGGCGAGCGATCTGCACAAGGGCTTCGGCCCCTTGTGGATGCCTGTTTCGGAGGAATGCCGCCGGATGGCGCTGAAGCTCCTCCACGGGCATTTCGCCTTCCTCAATCTGACACTCGAGAGCCGGGCCTATCTCATGGGGGGCACCTTCACGGTGGCGGATGCCTACGCGTTCACCATTCTGAACTGGTGCCGCTTTCATAAGATCGACCTCACGGCCTATCCGCGCATGGTCGCCTATATGGAGCGGGTCGGCAGCCGACCGAAGGTCCGAAAAGCCATGGAGGATGAGGGGCTCCTCGCGGGCGGCTGCGGGGGCTGA
- a CDS encoding endonuclease/exonuclease/phosphatase family protein: MEKPGRNVRILTYNVHRWLGTDRQISPGRIAEVIASCEADVVALQEVRAGRLHKGHPDQAEMVAKQLGMDLHFQPTIRMLGDQYGIAILTRHSSSIIKSGRLPCLSSGSSFEKRSALWVSVDVEGHPLNVINAHLSLRSRERRAQAAALLGEEWTGHPECADPAVLLGDFNAPPYSRSYRLLASRLRDAQLSNPAGEPQPTFHTRAPVLRLDHVFVTKSVDIIGAAPVRNELTRVASDHFPLLAELRVQPGPASAESDYAQATSKELT, from the coding sequence GTGGAAAAGCCGGGGCGGAACGTCCGTATTCTCACCTACAATGTTCATCGCTGGCTCGGGACGGACCGGCAGATTTCGCCTGGCCGGATCGCCGAGGTCATCGCCTCCTGCGAGGCCGATGTCGTGGCCCTCCAGGAAGTCCGGGCCGGACGGCTCCATAAGGGACATCCGGACCAGGCCGAGATGGTGGCGAAGCAGCTCGGCATGGACCTGCATTTCCAGCCGACGATCCGCATGCTCGGGGATCAGTACGGCATCGCCATCCTGACCCGGCATTCCTCCAGCATCATCAAGTCCGGGCGCCTGCCGTGCCTGTCCTCAGGGTCGTCCTTCGAAAAACGCAGCGCGCTCTGGGTCTCGGTGGACGTGGAGGGACACCCCCTCAACGTGATCAACGCCCATCTTTCCCTTCGCTCCCGGGAAAGACGCGCTCAGGCAGCCGCGCTCCTGGGAGAGGAATGGACCGGGCATCCCGAGTGCGCCGACCCCGCCGTGCTGCTCGGGGATTTCAATGCGCCGCCCTATTCCCGGTCCTACCGCCTCCTCGCCAGCCGCCTGAGGGATGCGCAGCTGTCGAATCCCGCCGGCGAACCCCAGCCGACTTTCCACACGCGGGCGCCCGTGCTGCGGCTGGACCATGTCTTCGTCACGAAATCGGTGGATATCATCGGAGCGGCACCCGTGCGCAATGAGCTCACCCGGGTGGCTTCGGATCACTTTCCGCTGCTGGCGGAATTGCGCGTTCAACCCGGCCCTGCGAGCGCCGAGAGCGATTATGCTCAAGCTACCTCAAAGGAACTGACCTGA
- a CDS encoding heavy metal translocating P-type ATPase: MADTRPTADLTLDIPIEGMSCASCVGRVEKAIKGVNGVTSASVNLATERARVSFDPSRAAPEAVAEAIRKAGYEPRAEKIDLAVEGMTCASCVGRVEKALARVPGVIEANVNLATSRASVRYLGGSDMTARLVAAVEKTGYTARPAAPAGAETDREAAAREAENTALRRSLAFAAVLTLPVFLIEMGSHFIPAVHDWVMATIGHRESWYLQFVLTTLVLFGPGLRFFRKGVPALLRLAPDMDSLVVLGTSAAYGYSLVATFLPDLLPAGTRNVYYEAAAVIVTLILLGRFLEARAKGRTSEAIKRLMGLQAKTARVRRDGAFQELPLDEVRTGDVVQVRPGERIPVDGEVIEGSSFVDESMITGEPVPVQKAEGAAVVGGTVNKTGSFTFTATKVGAETVLAQIIRMVEEAQGSKLPIQAMVDRVTAWFVPAVMGAAVLTFAAWLWFGPDPALSFALVNAVAVLIIACPCAMGLATPTSIMVGTGRAAELGVLFRQGEALQNLKDVGIVALDKTGTLTLGKPTLTDFSVETGFEEADVLRFVASVESRSEHPIAEAIVAAAQGRGLTLAEPERFEAVPGFGVSALVEGRRVEIGADRFMDRLGLKVAAFAQVTERLGQEGKSPLYAAIDGRLAAVIAVADPLKASTREAIAALHGLGLKVAMVTGDNRRTAQAIARQVGIDEVVAEVLPDAKVEAVRRLRTQHGRIAFVGDGINDAPALAEADIGLAIGTGTDIAIESADVVLMSGDLRGVVNAIALSRATIRNIKQNLFWAFAYNAILIPVAAGVLYPVDGVLLSPMIAAGAMALSSVFVVGNALRLRSFRPPLPGSVGSAEIGRMVGEAA, from the coding sequence ATGGCCGATACCCGACCCACTGCGGACCTCACCCTCGACATTCCCATCGAGGGGATGTCCTGCGCGTCCTGCGTCGGCCGTGTCGAGAAGGCCATCAAAGGCGTGAACGGTGTCACTTCGGCGAGTGTCAACCTGGCTACGGAACGGGCCCGGGTATCATTCGACCCGTCACGCGCGGCGCCTGAGGCCGTGGCCGAGGCGATCCGCAAGGCCGGTTACGAGCCCAGGGCCGAAAAGATCGACTTGGCCGTGGAGGGCATGACCTGCGCGTCCTGCGTCGGGCGTGTGGAGAAGGCGCTCGCGCGGGTTCCGGGCGTCATCGAGGCCAACGTCAACCTCGCGACCAGCCGGGCCTCGGTGCGGTATCTGGGCGGGAGCGACATGACGGCCCGCCTCGTCGCGGCCGTGGAGAAGACCGGCTATACGGCCCGCCCGGCCGCTCCTGCGGGCGCCGAGACCGACCGGGAAGCCGCGGCCCGTGAGGCCGAGAACACCGCCCTTCGCCGTTCCCTCGCCTTCGCGGCCGTGCTGACCCTTCCGGTCTTCCTCATCGAGATGGGCTCGCATTTCATCCCGGCCGTCCATGACTGGGTTATGGCGACCATCGGCCATAGGGAGAGCTGGTATCTCCAGTTCGTTCTGACGACCCTCGTGCTGTTCGGGCCGGGCCTGCGCTTCTTCCGGAAGGGCGTTCCGGCCCTGCTGCGCCTCGCGCCCGACATGGATTCCCTCGTCGTGCTCGGCACCAGCGCAGCCTATGGCTACTCGCTCGTCGCGACCTTCCTGCCCGACCTCCTGCCGGCCGGCACCCGGAACGTCTACTACGAGGCCGCCGCCGTCATCGTGACGCTGATCCTGCTCGGGCGCTTCCTCGAAGCGCGGGCCAAGGGGCGGACCTCGGAAGCGATCAAGCGGCTGATGGGCCTGCAGGCCAAGACCGCCCGGGTCCGCCGGGATGGCGCGTTCCAAGAGCTTCCCCTCGACGAGGTCCGCACCGGAGACGTGGTCCAGGTGCGGCCGGGCGAGCGGATCCCTGTCGACGGCGAGGTGATCGAGGGCTCGTCCTTCGTGGACGAATCCATGATCACCGGCGAGCCGGTGCCGGTCCAGAAGGCCGAAGGCGCCGCCGTCGTCGGCGGCACCGTTAACAAGACCGGGAGCTTCACCTTCACGGCCACGAAGGTCGGTGCCGAGACCGTTCTGGCCCAGATCATCCGCATGGTCGAGGAGGCGCAGGGCTCGAAGCTTCCGATCCAGGCCATGGTGGACCGGGTTACGGCCTGGTTCGTACCGGCCGTCATGGGGGCGGCCGTGCTGACCTTCGCGGCATGGCTGTGGTTCGGGCCGGATCCGGCCCTGTCCTTTGCGCTCGTGAATGCGGTCGCGGTGCTCATCATTGCGTGCCCCTGCGCTATGGGCCTCGCCACGCCGACCTCGATCATGGTCGGAACAGGCCGGGCCGCCGAACTCGGCGTCCTCTTCCGCCAGGGCGAGGCGCTCCAGAACCTGAAGGATGTGGGGATCGTGGCTCTCGACAAGACCGGCACCCTGACCCTGGGCAAGCCGACCCTGACCGATTTCTCCGTAGAGACAGGCTTTGAGGAAGCGGACGTTCTGCGCTTCGTTGCGTCCGTGGAGAGCCGATCCGAGCACCCTATCGCCGAGGCCATCGTGGCGGCGGCGCAGGGCCGTGGCCTAACCCTGGCGGAGCCCGAGCGATTCGAGGCCGTTCCGGGCTTCGGCGTCTCAGCCCTTGTCGAGGGACGGCGGGTCGAGATCGGAGCCGACCGGTTCATGGACAGGCTCGGCCTGAAGGTCGCGGCCTTCGCGCAGGTCACGGAGCGGCTCGGCCAGGAAGGCAAGAGCCCCCTCTACGCAGCCATCGATGGCCGGCTCGCCGCCGTGATCGCTGTGGCGGATCCGCTGAAAGCCTCCACCCGGGAGGCCATCGCGGCCCTGCACGGGCTCGGCCTGAAGGTCGCCATGGTGACGGGCGACAACCGCCGCACGGCACAGGCCATTGCCCGACAGGTCGGGATCGACGAGGTCGTGGCGGAGGTGCTCCCCGACGCGAAGGTGGAGGCGGTCCGCCGCCTGCGCACACAACATGGGCGCATCGCCTTCGTGGGCGACGGCATCAACGATGCGCCGGCCCTTGCGGAGGCGGATATCGGCCTCGCCATCGGCACCGGTACGGACATCGCCATCGAGAGCGCCGACGTGGTGCTCATGTCCGGCGACCTGCGCGGCGTCGTCAACGCCATCGCGCTGTCGCGGGCGACCATCCGCAACATCAAGCAGAACCTCTTCTGGGCCTTTGCGTACAACGCCATCCTGATCCCGGTCGCGGCGGGTGTCCTCTATCCCGTGGATGGCGTGCTGCT